One window from the genome of Streptococcus salivarius encodes:
- a CDS encoding class I SAM-dependent methyltransferase → MNFEAIETAFELLLENVQTIENDLGTHAYDALIEQNSYYLGAEVANEVIIKNNEKLRALNLSKEEWRRAFQFLFIKLGQLEALQANHQFTPDAIGFIILYLLEGLTKDDQLDVLEIGSGTGNLAETLLNNSQKTLNYMGMEVDDLLIDLSASIADVVNSSAVYIQEDAVRPHILKESDVIISDLPVGYYPNDEIASRFKVAATGEHTYAHHLLMEQSLKYLKKDGIAILLAPTNLLTSPQSDLLKKWLSGYADIIAVITLPEAAFGNKRNMKSIFVLKKQTENAPETFVYPLSDLQNPEVLKDFTENFQKWKSDNSIF, encoded by the coding sequence ATGAATTTTGAAGCAATTGAGACAGCCTTTGAGCTGTTGTTAGAAAATGTCCAAACCATTGAAAATGATCTTGGAACCCATGCTTACGATGCGCTTATTGAGCAAAATTCCTATTATTTGGGGGCTGAGGTAGCTAATGAAGTCATCATCAAAAACAACGAGAAATTACGTGCCCTTAATCTAAGCAAAGAGGAGTGGCGTCGCGCTTTTCAGTTCTTGTTTATCAAGCTAGGGCAATTGGAAGCCTTACAAGCCAATCACCAATTTACACCTGATGCTATTGGATTTATCATTCTTTACCTACTTGAAGGGTTGACCAAGGACGACCAATTAGATGTTTTGGAGATTGGTTCGGGGACAGGAAACTTGGCTGAGACTCTTCTAAATAATAGTCAGAAAACCCTTAATTATATGGGAATGGAAGTTGACGATCTCCTTATCGATTTGTCAGCTAGTATTGCTGATGTGGTGAATTCAAGTGCAGTTTACATCCAAGAAGATGCTGTTCGACCACACATTCTCAAAGAGAGTGATGTTATTATTAGTGACCTACCTGTTGGTTACTACCCTAATGATGAGATTGCGAGTCGTTTCAAGGTTGCAGCAACTGGTGAACACACCTATGCCCATCACCTTCTCATGGAGCAATCACTCAAGTACTTGAAGAAAGATGGTATTGCTATTCTTTTGGCACCAACTAATCTTTTAACAAGCCCACAAAGTGATTTGCTTAAGAAATGGCTGTCAGGCTATGCTGATATTATTGCAGTTATCACTCTTCCAGAAGCAGCTTTTGGCAATAAACGTAACATGAAGTCTATCTTTGTGCTTAAAAAACAAACTGAAAATGCTCCTGAGACCTTTGTTTATCCACTTAGCGATTTGCAAAACCCAGAGGTCCTCAAAGATTTTACAGAGAATTTTCAAAAATGGAAATCAGATAATTCCATTTTCTAG
- the comGG gene encoding competence type IV pilus minor pilin ComGG, giving the protein MLLKKQVRGGVLLYALFMAGIFTLLLHVYLERVVASSRQNQAQMISSQSRLMAEMTMDLADKEAGAFSFSQGTTAYEVKDKQVIVRVASKGQIKTYRYVKKQEQK; this is encoded by the coding sequence ATGCTTTTGAAAAAACAGGTTAGGGGAGGCGTTCTTCTCTACGCTCTTTTTATGGCTGGCATTTTCACACTTCTTCTGCATGTTTATCTGGAGCGGGTGGTTGCTAGCTCTAGACAGAACCAAGCACAAATGATCTCCAGTCAGAGTCGTCTCATGGCAGAGATGACCATGGACTTGGCGGACAAGGAAGCAGGTGCTTTTAGTTTCTCTCAGGGAACTACGGCTTATGAGGTTAAGGACAAACAAGTGATTGTTAGAGTTGCCAGTAAAGGCCAAATCAAGACCTATCGTTATGTGAAGAAGCAGGAGCAGAAATAG
- the comGF gene encoding competence type IV pilus minor pilin ComGF — translation MSLNSKVRAFTLLECLVALLVIAGSVQVYQGLTTVLVSNVKQVKQQENQDWLLFVQQMEAELEGCQLVKVEGNKLYVKQDNQDLAFGLSSATDFRKTNADGRGYQPMLFNVKASTISQNNQIVTIQVTLKNGLQRSFVYAFEKTG, via the coding sequence ATGTCTCTCAATAGCAAGGTTCGTGCTTTTACCCTCTTGGAATGTCTAGTAGCTCTATTGGTGATTGCTGGTTCAGTTCAAGTTTATCAAGGTCTGACCACAGTATTGGTGAGCAATGTTAAGCAGGTCAAGCAACAAGAAAACCAAGACTGGCTCCTATTTGTCCAACAAATGGAGGCAGAGTTAGAAGGTTGTCAGTTGGTAAAGGTAGAAGGGAACAAGCTCTATGTTAAGCAGGATAATCAAGACCTGGCTTTTGGCCTTTCAAGTGCTACTGATTTTCGAAAAACAAATGCTGACGGTCGAGGCTACCAACCAATGCTTTTCAATGTAAAAGCTAGTACAATTAGTCAAAATAACCAGATAGTCACCATCCAAGTGACTCTTAAAAATGGGCTACAAAGGAGTTTTGTTTATGCTTTTGAAAAAACAGGTTAG
- the comGE gene encoding competence type IV pilus minor pilin ComGE, which produces MAVLVLVSGLILDQINTNRRLMARNLHQQEVLSVATMAVQTKQDQLTLNGITVTVKRSQQGIAVYESGKEIIHVSQ; this is translated from the coding sequence ATGGCTGTCTTAGTACTCGTCAGTGGTCTTATCTTGGATCAGATCAATACCAATCGTAGGCTAATGGCTAGGAATCTCCACCAACAGGAGGTCTTGAGTGTGGCAACCATGGCAGTTCAGACCAAACAGGATCAGTTGACCTTAAATGGCATCACAGTGACGGTAAAACGTAGCCAGCAAGGTATCGCAGTTTATGAATCAGGAAAGGAGATTATTCATGTCTCTCAATAG
- the comGD gene encoding competence type IV pilus minor pilin ComGD, which produces MRNMVAKAAQWPIRAFTLLESLVTLAVVAFLTLSLSGSVTGIFQQVETNLFYLRFEYLYRDSQRLAAAEGSNVELQLSKDKISNGKSSLVIPKNIHLDKGQTLVFDAKGGNSSLTKIRFSSDKEVVTYQLNMGSGKYKKTVS; this is translated from the coding sequence ATGCGAAACATGGTGGCGAAAGCCGCTCAGTGGCCAATTAGAGCCTTTACCTTGTTGGAGAGTCTGGTGACTCTAGCAGTGGTTGCCTTTCTCACTCTGAGTTTATCAGGCTCAGTCACAGGTATTTTTCAGCAGGTTGAGACTAATCTTTTTTATCTGCGCTTTGAGTACCTATACCGAGATAGTCAGCGCTTGGCAGCGGCGGAAGGGTCCAATGTTGAATTGCAGTTGTCCAAGGATAAAATCAGTAACGGAAAATCCAGTCTGGTGATTCCTAAAAATATACATCTGGATAAGGGGCAGACGCTAGTGTTTGATGCCAAAGGAGGCAACTCTAGCCTCACAAAGATTCGTTTTTCAAGTGATAAGGAGGTGGTGACCTATCAGCTTAACATGGGCAGCGGTAAATATAAAAAGACGGTCTCTTAG
- the comGC gene encoding competence type IV pilus major pilin ComGC has protein sequence MKMMLKKLNAVKLRAFTLIEMLVVLLIISILLLLFVPNLSKQKDSVKETGNAAVVKVVDSQAELYEMKNNKTASLAALVSEGQITQKQADSYNDYYAKHGGESRSVAN, from the coding sequence ATGAAAATGATGTTAAAAAAATTGAATGCCGTTAAACTACGAGCTTTTACGCTAATTGAAATGCTAGTCGTGCTTCTCATTATCAGTATTCTCCTCTTGCTTTTTGTTCCTAACTTGAGTAAGCAGAAGGATTCTGTTAAAGAGACTGGAAATGCGGCTGTGGTCAAGGTCGTGGATTCTCAAGCAGAACTTTATGAAATGAAGAATAACAAGACAGCTAGCTTAGCAGCTCTTGTTTCAGAAGGTCAAATCACGCAAAAACAGGCAGATTCATACAATGATTACTATGCGAAACATGGTGGCGAAAGCCGCTCAGTGGCCAATTAG
- the comGB gene encoding competence type IV pilus assembly protein ComGB: MPVKISKAIRQPAGTNSWKAWFNKDISLKGISKGKKLKINQQVKVIQLFKQLLKAGFTLTEIVAFLERSHLLKESSLSLMKASLMRGDRLDQMFASVGFSDNIVTQIALADKHGNLLGSLTKIETYMLRMTKVRKKLMEVATYPILLLGFLILIMLGLKNYLLPQLLEGDGKDNWAVQLVQIFPQLFFVSLCGLLVLSLILYLWVKHQPALVFYRRMAKIPFIGQTVRLYTTAYYAREWGNLLGQGIDLLDLVSLMQEQKSKLFRELGADLEEALMLGQSFPDRIATHPFFTKELSLIIAYGEANARLGYELEVYAEEVWQAFFNRLNKATTFVQPLIFIIVAVVIVMIYAAMLLPMYQNMEGMMS; this comes from the coding sequence TTGCCAGTGAAAATTTCCAAAGCCATTCGTCAACCAGCTGGAACCAACAGTTGGAAGGCTTGGTTCAACAAGGATATCTCACTGAAGGGGATATCCAAGGGGAAAAAATTAAAGATTAATCAGCAAGTCAAGGTTATCCAGCTTTTCAAACAACTTCTAAAAGCAGGGTTTACTTTAACTGAAATCGTAGCCTTTTTGGAGCGAAGTCACTTGTTGAAAGAATCGTCATTATCTCTTATGAAAGCAAGCTTAATGCGAGGCGACAGGCTAGACCAGATGTTTGCGTCAGTGGGTTTTTCGGACAATATTGTTACTCAGATTGCCCTTGCTGATAAGCACGGTAATCTTCTAGGGAGTTTAACCAAGATTGAAACCTACATGCTTCGCATGACCAAGGTTCGCAAGAAACTCATGGAGGTAGCGACCTACCCTATCCTACTCCTGGGTTTCCTGATTCTGATTATGTTAGGACTTAAAAATTATCTTTTACCTCAACTGTTAGAGGGTGATGGTAAGGATAATTGGGCTGTACAGTTGGTTCAAATCTTTCCCCAGCTCTTCTTTGTGAGTTTGTGTGGACTTCTTGTATTAAGCTTAATTCTTTATCTATGGGTCAAACACCAGCCAGCCCTTGTCTTTTACCGACGAATGGCAAAAATCCCTTTTATAGGGCAAACTGTCAGGCTATATACGACTGCCTATTATGCTAGGGAATGGGGAAATCTCTTAGGACAAGGCATTGACCTGTTAGATTTGGTTTCTCTTATGCAAGAGCAAAAGTCCAAGCTCTTTCGTGAGCTGGGGGCTGATTTAGAAGAGGCCTTAATGCTAGGACAGAGTTTTCCTGACCGTATTGCTACTCACCCTTTTTTCACTAAGGAACTATCCTTGATTATTGCTTATGGAGAGGCTAATGCTAGGTTGGGCTATGAGTTAGAAGTCTATGCTGAAGAGGTTTGGCAGGCTTTCTTTAACCGTCTTAATAAGGCAACAACCTTTGTGCAACCCCTCATTTTTATTATTGTTGCTGTCGTGATTGTAATGATCTATGCAGCCATGCTATTACCAATGTATCAAAATATGGAAGGAATGATGTCATGA
- the comGA gene encoding competence type IV pilus ATPase ComGA: protein MVTEFAKEMIKNADSCGAQDIYVIPRQDNYELYMRVGQERRLIDVYRPDFMASLIGHFKFVAGMMVGEKRRSQLGSCDYDCGDGQRVSLRLSTVGDYRGLESLVIRVLHSERRELVYWNQGIQPIMDALDYRGLYLFAGPVGSGKTTLMHELVQERFKGQQVISIEDPVEIKQDNVLQLQVNQAIDMTYDNLIKLSLRHRPDVLIIGEIRDKETARAVIRASLTGVTVLSTIHAKSVAGVYERLLDLGVDKSELDNALQGIAYMRLIKGGGVIDFASENFQSHSSTSWNQQLEGLVQQGYLTEGDIQGEKIKD, encoded by the coding sequence ATGGTAACAGAATTTGCTAAGGAAATGATCAAAAATGCTGATAGTTGTGGGGCTCAAGACATCTATGTCATTCCACGTCAGGATAATTACGAGCTCTATATGCGAGTTGGCCAGGAGAGGAGATTAATTGATGTATATCGGCCTGATTTCATGGCTAGTCTTATTGGTCACTTTAAATTTGTGGCAGGAATGATGGTGGGTGAGAAGCGTAGGAGTCAACTAGGTTCCTGTGACTATGATTGTGGTGATGGTCAAAGGGTTTCTCTGCGTTTATCAACCGTTGGGGATTATCGTGGCTTAGAAAGTTTAGTTATTCGTGTTCTACATTCCGAACGTCGAGAATTGGTGTATTGGAATCAAGGAATCCAGCCGATTATGGATGCTTTGGATTATCGTGGCTTGTATCTCTTTGCAGGTCCCGTAGGTTCTGGAAAGACTACGCTTATGCATGAATTGGTTCAGGAGCGTTTTAAGGGACAGCAGGTGATTTCGATTGAAGATCCTGTGGAAATTAAACAGGATAATGTCTTGCAACTCCAGGTAAATCAGGCAATTGACATGACCTATGATAATTTGATTAAGCTATCACTACGTCACCGCCCGGATGTTTTGATTATTGGAGAAATTCGAGATAAGGAGACTGCTCGAGCGGTTATTAGAGCTAGTCTGACAGGAGTGACTGTTCTTTCAACTATTCACGCAAAGAGTGTGGCAGGTGTTTATGAGCGTCTTCTGGACCTCGGTGTAGATAAGTCTGAGTTGGATAATGCTCTTCAAGGGATTGCCTATATGCGTTTGATTAAGGGAGGAGGTGTGATTGATTTTGCCAGTGAAAATTTCCAAAGCCATTCGTCAACCAGCTGGAACCAACAGTTGGAAGGCTTGGTTCAACAAGGATATCTCACTGAAGGGGATATCCAAGGGGAAAAAATTAAAGATTAA
- a CDS encoding DUF1033 family protein, which yields MYQVVEMKGDLEPWWFLEGWQEDIISTKEFENFYDALKYYKKLWFAMEETLPSYISRSSVMTAFWDQEDKHWCEECDEYLQVYQSIALLDDWQEIPEEKYRPGYEKRNDLPNHAHCKIKR from the coding sequence ATGTACCAAGTAGTTGAAATGAAAGGGGATTTGGAACCGTGGTGGTTCTTAGAAGGCTGGCAAGAAGATATCATCAGTACTAAGGAATTTGAAAATTTTTATGATGCCCTCAAGTACTATAAAAAACTTTGGTTTGCCATGGAAGAAACCTTACCAAGTTATATCAGCCGTAGTAGTGTCATGACTGCTTTTTGGGACCAAGAGGATAAACACTGGTGTGAGGAGTGTGACGAATACCTGCAGGTCTATCAATCGATTGCTCTTTTGGATGATTGGCAGGAAATTCCTGAGGAAAAATACCGTCCGGGATATGAAAAGCGAAATGACCTTCCAAATCATGCCCACTGTAAAATTAAACGTTAA